Sequence from the Deltaproteobacteria bacterium genome:
CGCCAACGGGGGGACCGTGATGGAACCTTGGGTGATCAGGTGGGTCCGGGATGATCAGCAGCACCTGTTGTACCATGCCGCCGTTCGTAAAATTGCCAGAGTGATCGAGGCGAGTACGGCCAGGAGAATGAAGAGCCTGATGGCTGAAACCGTCAAGACCGGAACCTGCAGGAAGGCCTTCCTACCGCTCACCAGAAAAAAGAAATTCAAGGGATTGGAACTGGGCGCCAAGACCGGAACCATCAATGACAGGAATGATCGGTTCAAGTACGACTGGCTGTCGGCCTACGCCGTTTCTGCAAATGGGAACGACGGCATCTGCGTGGCCGTTCTCGCCGTGCACGGAAAGAAACTAGGGATCCGGGCCAAGGACCTGGGCAGGGAGATTATCCGGCATTATTTCACCTCCTGATTTCACCTCCTGATATGAAAGGATTGCACCATGTGTGGAATCGTTTGTTACGTTGGCCAAAAGGAGGCCAAGTCCATCCTCCTGGAGGGGTTGAAGAGGCTTGAGTACAGGGGATACGACTCAGCGGGGATGGCGGTCCAAAACGGACACGACGTGGCCCTTTACAGGGCCGTTGGGAAGATTTCCAAACTGGAGGCAAAGACGAACGGAAAGGAAATCCCCGGCACCAGCGGGAT
This genomic interval carries:
- a CDS encoding glutamine--fructose-6-phosphate aminotransferase; protein product: MCGIVCYVGQKEAKSILLEGLKRLEYRGYDSAGMAVQNGHDVALYRAVGKISKLEAKTNGKEIPGTSGIAHTRWATHGEPTEENAHPHRDQNDNVFLIHNGI